Proteins from one Candida orthopsilosis Co 90-125, chromosome 2 draft sequence genomic window:
- a CDS encoding Deg1 protein (S. cerevisiae homolog DEG1 has pseudouridine synthase activity, has role in tRNA pseudouridine and localizes to cytoplasm) has product MRYVFEKLQMKKMKNHLSGLNQRSAKFMFRGISIPWFMKRSYRNITTTAPMTQAIDYTSWSKEDLIAKISELEQKTAPTTSPTCTAPKPEIRQKSKKQKQFDWSRHNFRFIALRFAYLGWNYNGLAYQFEPTPLPTVEETILKTLSKIKLIPEPIDQVDFSRCGRTDKGVSAMNQVVSIKLRSNLSPEEQQDSTNDDKEIDYLTIINANLPSDIKVHSICLHPPPDFDARFSCKNRHYRYLFKASNLDIEAMNKAAGYYQGQHDFRNFCKLDGSKQITNFERFIYSSKIIHLENDLFCFDLIGTAFLWHQVRCMVAILFLVGQHLEKPEIVTDLMDITKYPTKPQYEMANDIPLVLYDCEFPPMDWKQFDNEYKFNRIMNGFKGMCYDLNIRTKMSSIMEDLVFKDQPKATAPAINTVPLGDGVGRSFAKYTPLENRERTDSYEIINARWMAKKEGKRNTTKEVQIDE; this is encoded by the coding sequence ATGAGAtatgtttttgaaaagttgcaaatgaaaaaaatgaaaaatcatCTCTCGGGCTTAAACCAACGAAGCGCTAAGTTTATGTTCAGGGGAATATCCATTCCATGGTTTATGAAAAGGTCTTATAGGAATATTACTACTACTGCACCAATGACACAAGCTATAGATTACACATCATGGTCTAAGGAAGATTTAATTGCTAAGATCTCCGAGTTGGAACAAAAGACTGCACCAACAACATCCCCCACATGCACAGCTCCTAAACCAGAGATCAGACAGAAACTGAAAAAACAGAAACAGTTTGACTGGAGTAGACACAATTTCCGTTTCATTGCATTACGATTTGCATATTTAGGTTGGAATTATAATGGTCTCGCATACCAATTCGAGCCAACACCATTGCCCacagttgaagaaacaatattgaaaacattaTCCAAAATAAAGCTTATTCCTGAACCTATAGATCAAGTAGATTTTTCAAGGTGTGGAAGAACTGATAAAGGAGTAAGTGCAATGAATCAAGTGGTTTCCATCAAGCTTCGATCAAATTTATCCCCAgaagaacaacaagattCAACCAATGATGACAAAGAGATTGACTATTTGACAATAATAAATGCCAATTTACCAAGTGATATTAAAGTACATTCTATATGTCTACATCCTCCACCTGATTTTGATGCTAGATTCAGTTGTAAAAATCGTCATTATCGTTACTTGTTTAAAGCTTCAAATTTAGATATTGAAGCTATGAATAAAGCAGCTGGGTATTATCAAGGACAACATGATTTTCgcaatttttgtaaattggatggatcaaaacaaataacCAATTTCGAACGATTCATTTATAGTTCGAAAATCATTCATTTGGAGAATGACTTGTTCtgttttgatttaattgGTACCGCTTTCCTTTGGCATCAAGTACGATGCATGGTTGCAATTTTGTTCCTAGTAGGACAGCACCTAGAAAAGCCAGAAATTGTAACTGATCTAATGGATATTACCAAGTACCCTACAAAACCACAATATGAAATGGCCAATGATATACCACTTGTATTGTATGATTGTGAATTCCCTCCTATGGAttggaaacaatttgacaaCGAATACAAATTCAACCGAATCATGAATGGGTTCAAGGGGATGTGTtatgatttgaatattAGAACGAAGATGCTGAGTATTATGGAAGATCTTGTATTCAAAGATCAACCAAAGGCAACTGCTCCAGCGATCAATACAGTGCCTCTTGGTGATGGAGTAGGACGTTCTTTTGCTAAATATACTCCATTGGAAAATCGAGAACGAACAGATAGTTATGAGATTATTAATGCTCGATGGATGGCAAAGAAAGAAGGTAAAAGaaacaccaccaaagaaGTTCAGATAGATGAATAG
- a CDS encoding Vps22 ESCRT-II complex protein (involved in multivesicular body (MVB)) produces the protein MDPSSDRDAYQQLGQRLNQQHSEQLSTQLQVFRSALINFVNDHSNEIKSNAEFRSKFNQISQSIGMDPLDLLIYSNSKSKSNGNKHGGSNFITGLSVKIVEICQETRDLNGGLIAIRELQSILTDNSSDLTIDISTKHIEQAITILNSMGKNYELIVINNESWLKFSSIENLSNDQLKIYELCGFMGGYVTMGLIRDNYGWDKIRIKNVIDEMIMNGILWVDEQGEDEWQYWEPSWISH, from the coding sequence ATGGATCCACTGTCAGATAGAGATGCATACCAACAACTAGGACAACGtttaaatcaacaacattcaGAACAGCTTTCAACTCAATTACAAGTTTTCCGATCTgctttaatcaattttgtcaatgatCATAgtaatgaaatcaaaagtaATGCTGAATTTCGATCtaaattcaatcaaatttcacAACTGATTGGAATGGATCCATTGGATCTACTAATATATTCCAACTCCAAATCCAAGAGCAATGGTAATAAACATGGTGGAAGTAATTTTATTACTGGATTGTCTGTaaagattgttgaaatatgTCAAGAGACTCGAGACTTGAATGGCGGACTAATCGCAATACGAGAattacaatcaattttgactGACAATTCATCGGATTTGACAATAGACATATCTACCAAACATATAGAACAAGCAATAACCATTTTAAATTCCATGGGTAAAAACTATGAACTAATCGTGATCAATAATGAATCGTGGttaaaattttcttcaatcGAGAATCTATCTAATGaccaattgaagatttatgAATTATGTGGTTTTATGGGTGGATATGTTACGATGGGATTAATTAGAGATAATTATGGTTGGGATAAAATTAGAATCAAGAAtgtgattgatgaaatgattATGAATGGGATATTATGGGTTGACGAACAAGGCGAAGACGAATGGCAGTATTGGGAACCATCTTGGATATCTCATTAA